A window of Marinobacter salarius contains these coding sequences:
- the pssA gene encoding CDP-diacylglycerol--serine O-phosphatidyltransferase: protein MTDEKKQAETQAEKKDVRGQSDASGHEHDIESGEVVEEELVEGAPVRRKGIYLLPNALTTASLFSGFYAIVSAANGVFDNAAIAIFVSMILDGLDGRVARLTNTQSKFGEEYDSLADMVAFGVAPGMVAFFWSLNNLGQVGWAITFIYVAGAALRLARFNTQIGSMDKKFFVGLPSPAAAACVAGLVWCFHIMEPASWLTLMTIIVVGGCGVLMVSNILYKSFKDLDMRGRVPFAAILLVVLMFVVVALDPATVLFSGFLLYALSGPVFALFRKSRRSSGESA, encoded by the coding sequence ATGACTGATGAAAAGAAGCAGGCCGAAACACAGGCTGAAAAGAAAGATGTTCGGGGGCAGTCAGACGCCTCTGGTCATGAGCATGACATTGAGTCCGGCGAAGTCGTCGAGGAAGAGCTGGTAGAGGGGGCGCCGGTTCGCCGCAAGGGGATATACCTGCTGCCTAATGCGCTGACAACGGCTTCCCTGTTCTCTGGCTTCTACGCGATCGTTTCCGCCGCAAATGGTGTATTCGACAATGCCGCGATTGCGATCTTTGTATCCATGATCCTGGATGGGCTGGATGGTCGGGTTGCCAGGTTGACCAACACCCAGAGCAAGTTCGGCGAGGAGTACGACAGTCTCGCGGATATGGTCGCTTTCGGTGTGGCGCCGGGGATGGTGGCGTTTTTCTGGTCGCTGAACAACCTCGGCCAGGTTGGCTGGGCGATTACCTTTATCTATGTGGCTGGTGCTGCTTTGCGATTGGCGCGATTCAACACCCAGATTGGCTCCATGGACAAAAAGTTCTTCGTTGGGCTGCCCAGCCCCGCAGCTGCGGCGTGCGTTGCTGGGTTGGTGTGGTGCTTCCACATTATGGAGCCCGCTAGTTGGCTAACCCTCATGACGATTATTGTGGTTGGTGGTTGTGGTGTGCTGATGGTTAGCAACATTCTCTATAAGAGTTTCAAGGACCTGGATATGCGGGGGCGGGTACCGTTCGCTGCAATACTCCTGGTGGTGCTGATGTTTGTGGTTGTCGCACTTGATCCGGCAACAGTCCTGTTTAGCGGGTTCCTTCTTTATGCGTTGTCGGGGCCGGTTTTTGCGCTGTTTAGAAAATCGCGCCGCTCCTCAGGCGAATCTGCGTGA
- the ilvC gene encoding ketol-acid reductoisomerase yields MQVYYDKDCDLSIIQGKKVAIIGFGSQGHAHACNLKESGVDVTVGLRPGSSSIAKAEAYGLKTSDVPAAVAAADVVMVLTPDEFQAQLYNAEIEPNLKQGATLAFAHGFAIHYNQIVPRKDLDVIMIAPKAPGHTVRTEFTRGGGIPDLIAIFQDASGNAKNLALSYASGIGGGRTGIIETTFKDETETDLFGEQAVLCGGTVELVKAAFETLVDAGYEPEMAYFECLHELKLIVDLMYEGGIANMNYSISNNAEYGEYVTGPEIINEQSREAMRNALKRIQTGEYAKMFIQEGSSNYPSMTARRRINAEHQIETVGEKLRSMMPWISANKIVDKDKN; encoded by the coding sequence ATGCAGGTTTATTACGATAAGGATTGTGATCTTTCCATCATCCAGGGCAAAAAAGTTGCCATCATCGGCTTTGGCTCACAGGGCCACGCTCATGCGTGCAACCTGAAAGAGTCCGGTGTGGATGTAACGGTTGGTCTGCGTCCAGGTTCTTCGTCCATTGCCAAGGCGGAAGCTTATGGCCTGAAAACCAGTGACGTGCCGGCAGCAGTTGCCGCAGCGGATGTGGTCATGGTCCTGACGCCGGACGAGTTCCAGGCGCAGTTGTATAATGCCGAGATCGAGCCGAACCTGAAGCAGGGCGCCACTCTGGCATTTGCCCACGGTTTTGCGATCCACTACAACCAGATCGTGCCGCGCAAGGATCTGGACGTGATCATGATTGCTCCGAAAGCGCCGGGCCACACTGTGCGCACTGAATTTACCCGTGGCGGCGGTATCCCCGATCTGATTGCTATCTTCCAGGACGCTTCCGGCAACGCCAAGAACCTGGCGCTCTCATACGCCAGCGGTATCGGTGGCGGCCGCACCGGCATCATCGAAACCACCTTCAAGGATGAGACTGAAACCGATCTGTTTGGTGAGCAGGCTGTGCTTTGCGGTGGTACCGTTGAGCTGGTAAAGGCGGCTTTCGAAACGCTGGTGGATGCCGGTTACGAGCCCGAAATGGCTTACTTCGAGTGTCTGCACGAGCTGAAGCTGATTGTTGACCTGATGTACGAGGGCGGTATCGCCAACATGAACTACTCCATATCCAACAACGCGGAGTATGGTGAGTACGTGACCGGTCCTGAGATCATCAACGAGCAATCCCGCGAAGCCATGCGCAATGCATTGAAGCGCATCCAGACCGGTGAATACGCCAAGATGTTCATTCAGGAAGGCAGCAGCAACTACCCGTCCATGACGGCCCGTCGCCGCATTAATGCCGAGCATCAGATCGAGACCGTTGGTGAAAAGCTGCGCTCCATGATGCCCTGGATTTCCGCGAACAAGATCGTGGACAAAGACAAAAACTGA
- the ilvN gene encoding acetolactate synthase small subunit yields the protein MRRIISVLLENEPGALSRVVGLFSQRNYNIETLTVAPTEDETLSRLTVTTTGSDKVIEQITKQLNKLIEVVKLVDLTEGSHIERELMLVKLKATGSQRAEIKRTVDIFRGQIVDVTSSVYTVQLAGASEKLDGFIQAVGTSGVLEVVRSGVSGIARGEKVLSL from the coding sequence ATGCGTCGAATCATTTCTGTTTTGCTTGAAAACGAACCCGGTGCATTGTCCCGCGTTGTCGGTCTGTTCTCGCAGCGCAACTACAACATTGAAACGCTGACAGTGGCGCCCACCGAGGACGAAACTCTGTCGCGGCTGACAGTCACAACCACCGGTTCGGACAAGGTCATCGAACAGATTACCAAGCAGCTCAATAAGCTGATTGAAGTGGTCAAGTTGGTGGATCTGACCGAGGGCTCCCACATCGAGCGCGAGCTGATGCTGGTCAAGCTCAAGGCCACCGGGTCCCAGCGTGCCGAGATCAAACGCACGGTCGATATCTTCCGTGGCCAGATCGTGGATGTCACCAGCTCCGTCTATACCGTCCAGTTAGCCGGTGCCAGTGAGAAGCTGGACGGCTTTATTCAGGCGGTGGGTACCTCGGGTGTGCTTGAGGTCGTTCGCAGCGGGGTTTCGGGCATCGCCCGTGGTGAAAAGGTCTTAAGTCTGTAA
- a CDS encoding acetolactate synthase 3 large subunit, translating to MELLSGADMLIRSLQDEGIEYIYGYPGGAALHIYDALFRQDKVKHILVRHEQAAVHMADGYARATGLPGTVLVTSGPGATNTITGIATAFMDSIPMVVLCGQVASTLIGEDAFQETDMIGVSRPVVKHNLSVRHPEEIPEIVRKAYYIASTGRPGPVVVDIPKDMTTPNERYEYVFPKKVKLRSYNPAIRGHAGQIKKAVDMLMAAKRPIIYAGGGVILGKATDQLTELVRMLGYPITNTLMGIGCYPASDTQHIGWLGMHGTYESNMAMHHSDLILCVGARFDDRVTNATEKFCPGARIVHIDIDPASISKTIDADVPIVGPVDAVLTEMITLVKESKDKPDADAIAAWWKQIEEWRAFHGMRYETSPDVIKPQEVVEALWQLTNGEAFVTSDVGQHQMFAAQYYKFDRPNRWINSGGLGTMGFGLPAAMGVKLNFPDDEVLCITGEGSIQMNIQELSTCSQYDIPVKIINLNNQALGMVKQWQDMNYESRHSQSYMESLPDFIKLAEAYGHVGVRIDRKEDLVPKLKEVLAMKDRLVFVDIYVDRFEHVYPMQVARGSMKDMWLSKTERV from the coding sequence GTGGAGTTATTGTCTGGCGCCGATATGCTGATCCGGTCCTTGCAGGATGAAGGGATCGAATACATATATGGCTATCCGGGTGGTGCAGCGTTGCATATTTATGACGCGCTGTTCAGACAGGACAAGGTCAAGCACATTCTGGTGCGTCACGAGCAGGCGGCGGTCCATATGGCCGACGGTTACGCCCGTGCCACCGGATTACCGGGTACCGTACTGGTGACCTCGGGTCCTGGAGCCACCAACACCATCACTGGCATTGCCACAGCATTCATGGATTCCATCCCAATGGTGGTCCTGTGCGGTCAGGTTGCATCTACGCTGATCGGTGAAGATGCGTTCCAGGAGACCGATATGATCGGTGTCTCCCGCCCTGTCGTGAAACACAACCTGAGCGTCCGTCATCCGGAAGAGATCCCCGAGATTGTTCGCAAAGCCTATTACATTGCCTCAACAGGGCGTCCCGGGCCGGTCGTTGTTGATATTCCGAAAGATATGACGACGCCAAACGAACGCTACGAGTATGTCTTCCCCAAGAAGGTCAAGCTCCGTTCGTACAACCCGGCCATCCGTGGCCACGCTGGGCAGATCAAGAAAGCCGTCGATATGCTGATGGCGGCCAAGCGTCCCATTATCTATGCCGGTGGCGGGGTCATACTTGGCAAGGCGACGGATCAATTGACCGAGTTGGTCAGGATGCTGGGTTATCCGATCACCAACACCCTGATGGGTATTGGCTGTTATCCCGCTTCCGATACGCAGCACATCGGCTGGCTGGGGATGCACGGTACCTATGAGTCCAATATGGCCATGCACCACTCGGATCTGATTCTGTGTGTGGGCGCGCGATTCGACGATCGGGTGACCAATGCGACAGAGAAGTTCTGTCCCGGTGCCCGAATTGTCCATATCGATATCGATCCCGCCTCCATCTCCAAAACCATTGATGCGGATGTTCCCATTGTTGGTCCGGTGGATGCGGTACTGACGGAAATGATCACCCTTGTCAAAGAGAGCAAGGACAAGCCCGACGCCGACGCAATCGCCGCGTGGTGGAAGCAGATCGAAGAGTGGCGGGCGTTCCATGGCATGCGTTACGAAACCAGCCCGGATGTCATCAAGCCACAGGAAGTGGTGGAAGCACTTTGGCAGCTCACCAACGGAGAGGCTTTTGTGACCTCCGATGTGGGGCAGCACCAGATGTTTGCTGCTCAATACTACAAGTTCGACAGACCCAATCGCTGGATCAACTCCGGCGGCCTCGGCACCATGGGCTTCGGACTGCCGGCGGCCATGGGGGTCAAGTTGAACTTCCCGGACGACGAGGTGCTTTGCATTACCGGTGAAGGCAGTATCCAGATGAACATCCAGGAGCTGTCGACCTGTAGTCAGTACGATATTCCGGTAAAAATCATCAATTTGAACAACCAGGCCCTGGGTATGGTCAAGCAGTGGCAGGACATGAACTACGAGTCCCGTCACTCCCAGTCTTACATGGAGTCCCTGCCGGATTTCATCAAGCTGGCGGAAGCCTATGGCCATGTTGGTGTCCGTATCGACCGTAAGGAAGATCTGGTGCCTAAGCTCAAAGAAGTGCTGGCGATGAAAGACCGGCTGGTTTTCGTTGATATCTACGTGGACCGTTTTGAGCACGTCTACCCGATGCAGGTGGCACGTGGCTCAATGAAGGACATGTGGCTCAGCAAGACGGAGAGGGTCTGA
- a CDS encoding DUF4124 domain-containing protein produces MNRKTLTLAVLLAATPAMAFAASVYKWTDEDGVTHFGDRQPTGQQAESVNIRTGKSSGNNRMSPQERVKELERQEAKESERREESAVEEARRKQQEANCETAQTNLALIQRNSRIRIEEEGELRYLTPEEIEQKKQRFETIAEENCGEASEA; encoded by the coding sequence ATGAACAGAAAAACCCTCACCCTGGCAGTACTTCTGGCCGCGACACCAGCAATGGCTTTCGCAGCCTCCGTGTATAAATGGACCGACGAAGACGGGGTTACGCACTTTGGCGATCGACAGCCAACCGGCCAACAGGCAGAGTCCGTCAACATACGTACAGGTAAATCTTCCGGGAACAACCGCATGAGCCCGCAAGAACGGGTAAAAGAGCTCGAACGCCAAGAAGCCAAGGAAAGCGAACGGCGAGAGGAAAGTGCTGTTGAGGAAGCCCGGCGCAAGCAACAGGAAGCCAACTGCGAAACGGCACAAACCAACCTGGCGCTGATCCAGAGAAACAGCCGGATTCGCATCGAAGAGGAAGGAGAGCTGCGATACCTTACTCCGGAAGAAATTGAGCAGAAGAAACAGCGGTTTGAAACAATCGCAGAAGAAAACTGCGGTGAGGCTTCAGAGGCCTAA
- the pgeF gene encoding peptidoglycan editing factor PgeF, with translation MTSELPMIVPDWPAPSWVHAACTTRAGGVSQAPWHSLNLGTHVGDRPKDVVKNRSLLGQWAEPGAQSFGWLNQVHGTDVVELPQSGSVTADASVTSQPGVACVVMTADCLPVLFCNPASGQVAAAHAGWRGLCGGVLERTIEHLGNPAAVLAWLGPAIGPDQFEVGPEVREAFLMNDSQSGDAFISNPRNPTHYLADIYELARQRLAMAGVLQVYGGEFCTVTDSERFFSYRRDGQTGRMASLIYLS, from the coding sequence ATGACGTCTGAACTGCCGATGATTGTGCCTGACTGGCCCGCTCCGTCCTGGGTCCATGCCGCATGCACGACGCGGGCGGGCGGGGTCAGTCAGGCGCCGTGGCATTCCCTGAACCTCGGCACGCATGTGGGAGATCGTCCCAAGGATGTGGTGAAAAATCGGTCACTGCTTGGGCAGTGGGCTGAGCCCGGCGCTCAGTCGTTCGGTTGGCTTAATCAGGTTCATGGTACTGACGTTGTTGAATTGCCGCAGTCGGGTTCGGTTACGGCTGATGCCAGTGTGACCTCCCAGCCCGGGGTGGCATGTGTGGTGATGACAGCGGACTGTCTTCCGGTGCTTTTCTGCAACCCTGCCAGTGGCCAGGTGGCCGCTGCTCACGCTGGCTGGCGCGGTTTGTGTGGTGGTGTTCTGGAGCGAACGATAGAGCATCTTGGCAACCCCGCTGCTGTCCTGGCGTGGTTGGGGCCGGCCATCGGCCCAGATCAGTTTGAGGTTGGCCCCGAGGTCAGGGAGGCTTTCCTGATGAACGATTCCCAATCGGGTGATGCATTCATTTCCAACCCTCGAAATCCTACCCATTATCTCGCGGATATCTATGAGCTTGCCCGGCAGAGGCTGGCGATGGCCGGCGTACTTCAGGTCTACGGTGGTGAATTCTGCACGGTAACCGATAGTGAGCGGTTTTTCTCCTATCGTCGAGACGGGCAAACCGGGAGAATGGCAAGCCTGATATACCTTTCATGA